In the Candidatus Hydrogenedentota bacterium genome, one interval contains:
- a CDS encoding thrombospondin type 3 repeat-containing protein, with product MIAQLGYGATGTNPTTWTVWYTASGTPGWNDAAAGEPGVDEYRGTLTVSNAGTYNYCLRFRISPNGPWLYGDLNTGAGQDGSEDGLQLDRLGVLTVTLPSLDYGDAPSPYPTLSSQEGASHALTGPFLGATRDGETDGQPNAAATGDDVSVSDDEDGVTFTSVLTAGTTATVDVVASGSGKLSAWIDFGQDGSWSGDQIFTDQLLSAGVNPLSFSVPAWAPAGPTYARFRFDQAGRLSWDTPAPDGEVEDYLVEVLGGGEGEGEGEPCEFDEDCDDGDPCTEDVCEPLGCVHWAIPGCAECGVDADCDDGDPCTDDVCIAGHCEHFAIPGCTGEGEGEGEPDGDFDGVPDSADNCVANANPTQADADSDGLGDACDNCPGVSNDDQRDFDRDGQGDLCDPDDDDDGVPDVDDCEPMSPDIYQGALDTCDGIDNDCDGVYDEDAEFDNDSDGFALCDSGQVLDCDDTDPDIYPGAPERCNGLDDDCDGVAETDLDGDGLGDACDNCPIAANADQVDANGDGMGDACDAVPPDAVLVFEEGVAAICLPLPSSLPRDPVHPDYSWRRWPDFAQPLMDSTRYSGADTDTLCVNRPDGTAAGRYTLLYDDGASKSIAAYTFELQYLADMPVGGVFGLAAAALMITWSGAAVFRRRRRL from the coding sequence ATGATTGCCCAACTGGGCTACGGCGCCACCGGAACAAATCCCACTACCTGGACAGTCTGGTACACGGCTTCGGGTACGCCGGGCTGGAACGACGCGGCGGCGGGCGAACCGGGCGTGGATGAATACCGGGGAACGCTGACCGTCTCGAACGCGGGCACCTATAATTACTGTCTCCGGTTTCGCATCAGCCCGAACGGACCGTGGCTGTATGGCGACCTGAACACAGGCGCCGGACAGGACGGCAGCGAGGACGGATTGCAGCTCGACCGCCTGGGCGTGCTTACGGTCACCTTGCCGAGCCTGGATTACGGGGACGCGCCCAGCCCGTACCCAACGCTCTCGTCTCAAGAGGGGGCCAGTCACGCATTAACGGGCCCGTTCCTGGGCGCAACCCGGGACGGGGAAACCGACGGCCAGCCCAACGCGGCGGCCACCGGCGATGATGTCTCGGTCAGCGACGATGAAGACGGCGTGACCTTCACCTCGGTACTGACTGCCGGTACGACGGCGACGGTGGATGTGGTGGCGTCCGGTTCCGGCAAACTGAGCGCATGGATTGATTTCGGCCAGGACGGGTCGTGGTCCGGCGATCAGATATTCACGGACCAGCTTCTCAGCGCAGGCGTTAACCCGTTGTCCTTCTCCGTGCCTGCATGGGCGCCCGCGGGTCCGACCTACGCCCGGTTCCGCTTTGACCAGGCGGGGAGATTGTCGTGGGACACCCCCGCGCCGGATGGCGAGGTCGAGGACTATCTGGTGGAAGTTCTCGGGGGCGGCGAAGGGGAAGGCGAAGGCGAGCCCTGCGAGTTCGACGAAGACTGCGACGATGGCGACCCATGCACGGAAGACGTCTGCGAGCCGCTCGGTTGTGTCCACTGGGCCATTCCCGGCTGCGCCGAGTGCGGAGTGGACGCGGACTGCGACGATGGCGACCCGTGTACCGACGACGTCTGTATCGCGGGCCACTGCGAGCACTTCGCCATTCCCGGGTGCACAGGCGAAGGGGAAGGCGAGGGCGAGCCCGACGGCGATTTCGACGGGGTTCCCGATTCCGCGGATAATTGCGTTGCCAATGCCAATCCCACGCAGGCGGATGCCGACAGCGACGGTCTGGGGGATGCCTGCGACAACTGCCCCGGCGTTTCCAATGATGACCAGCGGGATTTTGACCGTGATGGCCAAGGCGACCTGTGTGACCCGGATGACGATGACGACGGCGTGCCGGATGTGGACGACTGCGAACCGATGAGCCCGGATATCTATCAAGGCGCTCTGGACACGTGCGACGGAATCGACAATGACTGCGACGGCGTGTATGACGAAGACGCCGAGTTCGACAATGACAGCGATGGATTCGCGCTGTGTGATAGCGGTCAGGTGCTGGATTGCGACGACACAGACCCGGATATCTATCCCGGCGCGCCCGAGCGCTGCAATGGCCTCGATGACGACTGCGACGGTGTTGCGGAGACGGACTTGGATGGCGACGGGCTGGGCGATGCTTGCGACAACTGCCCCATCGCGGCCAATGCGGACCAGGTGGACGCCAATGGCGACGGCATGGGCGACGCCTGCGACGCCGTGCCGCCCGATGCCGTCCTGGTATTCGAAGAGGGTGTTGCGGCTATCTGCCTGCCCTTGCCGTCGAGTCTGCCCCGTGACCCCGTGCACCCGGATTATTCGTGGCGCCGCTGGCCCGATTTCGCGCAGCCGCTCATGGACTCGACGCGCTACTCGGGCGCGGACACGGATACTTTGTGCGTCAATCGCCCGGATGGAACCGCCGCGGGCCGGTATACCCTCCTGTACGATGATGGCGCGAGCAAGAGTATCGCGGCTTACACCTTCGAGCTGCAGTACCTTGCCGATATGCCTGTGGGCGGCGTTTTCGGCCTGGCCGCCGCCGCATTGATGATTACCTGGTCGGGCGCCGCGGTGTTTCGCCGGAGACGGCGCCTATAG